The proteins below come from a single Beutenbergia cavernae DSM 12333 genomic window:
- a CDS encoding MarC family protein, producing the protein MSSIIDVTLFSTTFLTLFVIMDPPGTVPVFLALTSTMTAKQRARAALQAVYVAFGVIMAFTLFGQAILRFLHISVPALQASGGLLLLLVALELLTGKAEEPQPSGRGVNVALVPLGTPLLAGPGAIVASMLAVQQGDGDVASWVAIIAAIVLVHVSLWIAMRFAGVIHRVLGEGGTTLVTRIAGLLLAAIAVQLIADAVRAFVLEG; encoded by the coding sequence GTGAGCTCGATCATCGACGTCACGCTGTTCTCGACGACGTTCCTCACGTTGTTCGTCATCATGGACCCGCCCGGGACCGTGCCCGTGTTCCTCGCGCTGACGTCGACGATGACGGCGAAGCAGCGGGCGCGCGCGGCGCTGCAGGCGGTCTACGTGGCGTTCGGCGTCATCATGGCGTTCACGCTGTTCGGGCAGGCGATCCTGCGGTTCCTGCACATCTCGGTCCCGGCGCTGCAGGCGTCGGGCGGGTTGCTCCTGCTCCTCGTGGCGCTCGAGCTGCTCACCGGGAAGGCGGAGGAGCCGCAGCCGTCCGGGCGCGGCGTCAACGTCGCGCTCGTGCCGCTCGGGACGCCGCTGCTCGCTGGACCTGGGGCGATCGTCGCGTCGATGCTCGCCGTGCAGCAGGGTGACGGCGACGTGGCGTCCTGGGTGGCGATCATCGCGGCCATCGTGCTCGTCCACGTCAGCCTGTGGATCGCGATGCGGTTCGCCGGCGTCATCCACCGCGTGCTCGGTGAGGGTGGCACCACGCTCGTCACCCGGATCGCCGGTCTGCTGCTGGCCGCGATCGCCGTGCAGCTCATCGCCGACGCCGTCCGGGCATTCGTGCTCGAGGGCTGA
- a CDS encoding PHP domain-containing protein, with amino-acid sequence MLIDLHTHSRASDGTDAPADLMRAAADAGLDVVALTDHDTARGWGEAADAVPETGVVLVRGTEISCSAAGISVHLLSYLHDPDEPELLAALEAARASRDARARRMVELVAQRYPLTWDDVAAHVGPDATVGRPHLADALVAAGYVADREEAFADVLSSASPYYVRYSAPDAVAMVAVVRRAGGVPVFAHPRADARGRIVDASVVRDMAHAGLAGLEVDHRDHTDAARETLRALAAELGLLVTGSSDYHGAGKPNRLGEHTTSRAVLAAIEEQGRLALVRP; translated from the coding sequence GTGCTCATCGACCTGCACACGCACTCGCGCGCCTCGGACGGCACCGACGCCCCCGCGGACCTCATGCGCGCCGCTGCCGACGCGGGCCTCGACGTCGTCGCCCTGACCGACCACGACACGGCCCGCGGCTGGGGCGAGGCCGCCGACGCCGTCCCGGAGACCGGCGTCGTCCTCGTGCGCGGCACGGAGATCTCGTGCTCGGCCGCGGGCATCAGCGTGCACCTGCTCAGCTACCTGCACGACCCGGACGAACCCGAGCTGCTCGCCGCCCTCGAGGCGGCGCGGGCCTCCCGCGACGCCCGCGCGCGCCGCATGGTCGAGCTCGTCGCGCAGCGCTACCCGCTCACGTGGGACGACGTCGCCGCACACGTGGGGCCGGACGCCACCGTCGGGCGGCCGCACCTGGCCGACGCCCTGGTCGCCGCCGGGTACGTGGCCGACCGCGAGGAGGCGTTCGCCGACGTGCTGTCCTCCGCGAGCCCGTACTACGTGCGCTACTCGGCGCCCGACGCCGTCGCGATGGTCGCCGTCGTCCGCCGCGCGGGAGGGGTCCCCGTCTTCGCGCACCCGCGGGCCGACGCTCGAGGCCGCATCGTCGACGCGTCGGTCGTGCGGGACATGGCGCACGCCGGGCTCGCCGGGCTCGAGGTCGACCACCGCGACCACACCGACGCCGCCCGCGAGACCCTGCGCGCTCTGGCCGCCGAGCTCGGGCTGCTCGTCACGGGGTCGAGCGACTACCACGGTGCCGGCAAGCCGAACCGCCTCGGCGAACACACGACGTCGCGCGCGGTGCTCGCCGCGATCGAGGAGCAGGGGCGCCTCGCGCTGGTGCGGCCGTGA
- a CDS encoding aminopeptidase P family protein: MTEQSDAASPDGPEGQPLTDRGSNRSQRPASAAFRAFMSSAWAQRRVVPPEQDPAAPFAADRRGRLSDRFPGDRLVLPAGPLKVRSNDTDYRFRAHSAFAHLTGLGGEHEPDAVLVLEPSADGGHEAVLYFRPLAGRDTEEFYGDARYGEFWVGARWTLEEAEALTGLRCAHIDALPDALAKDAGTVQLRVVREADDAVTRLVDDLRASDATASGSAESSESATQEDDALAEAASELRLVKDAYEIEQMRLAVAATADGFAEVVRSLGRAEAHRRGERVIEGAFAARAREEGNAVGYDTIAAAGDHATTLHWIRNDGAVRSGELLLLDAGVEVDSLYTADVTRTLPVSGEFSEVQRRVYAAVLDAADAAFAVVKPGAIFRDVHAAAMEVLAARLEEWGLLPVSAAESLDPDGQQHRRWMPHGTSHHLGIDVHDCAQARREMYLDAELRPGMVFTIEPGLYFKADDLAVPASYRGIGVRIEDDVLVTDSGYENLSAALPRTPDDVEAWMASLRP; the protein is encoded by the coding sequence GTGACCGAGCAGAGCGATGCAGCCAGCCCCGACGGCCCGGAGGGCCAGCCCCTCACCGACCGGGGGTCGAACCGGTCGCAGCGCCCGGCATCCGCGGCGTTCCGGGCGTTCATGTCGTCCGCGTGGGCGCAGCGCCGGGTCGTGCCGCCCGAGCAGGATCCGGCGGCGCCGTTCGCGGCCGACCGGCGCGGCCGGCTGTCGGACCGGTTCCCCGGCGACCGCCTCGTGCTGCCGGCCGGGCCGCTCAAGGTCCGCTCGAACGACACGGACTACCGCTTCCGCGCCCACTCGGCGTTCGCCCACCTCACGGGCCTGGGCGGCGAGCACGAGCCGGACGCCGTCCTCGTGCTCGAGCCCAGTGCCGACGGCGGGCACGAGGCCGTGCTGTACTTCCGCCCGCTCGCCGGCCGCGACACCGAGGAGTTCTACGGTGACGCCCGGTACGGAGAGTTCTGGGTCGGGGCGCGGTGGACCCTCGAGGAGGCGGAGGCGCTGACCGGGCTGCGGTGCGCGCACATCGACGCGCTTCCCGACGCCCTCGCGAAGGACGCCGGCACCGTGCAGCTGAGGGTGGTCCGCGAGGCCGACGACGCCGTCACGCGACTGGTCGACGACCTGCGGGCGAGCGACGCGACCGCGTCCGGATCCGCCGAGAGCTCGGAGTCGGCCACCCAGGAGGACGACGCCCTCGCCGAGGCCGCGTCGGAGCTGCGCCTCGTGAAGGACGCCTACGAGATCGAGCAGATGCGGCTCGCCGTCGCCGCCACGGCCGACGGGTTCGCGGAGGTCGTCCGCTCCCTGGGGCGGGCGGAGGCGCACCGCCGCGGCGAGCGCGTGATCGAGGGGGCGTTCGCCGCCCGGGCACGCGAGGAGGGCAACGCCGTCGGCTACGACACGATCGCGGCTGCCGGTGACCACGCGACCACGCTGCACTGGATCCGCAACGACGGCGCCGTCCGCTCGGGCGAGCTCCTGCTGCTGGACGCCGGCGTGGAGGTCGACTCCCTCTACACCGCCGACGTCACGCGCACCCTGCCGGTGTCGGGCGAGTTCAGCGAGGTACAGCGACGCGTCTACGCGGCCGTCCTCGACGCCGCGGACGCCGCGTTCGCGGTCGTGAAGCCCGGCGCGATCTTCCGTGACGTGCACGCCGCGGCGATGGAGGTGCTCGCGGCGCGGCTCGAGGAGTGGGGGCTCCTCCCGGTGAGCGCCGCGGAGTCCCTCGACCCCGACGGCCAGCAGCACCGCCGCTGGATGCCGCACGGCACGAGCCACCACCTCGGCATCGACGTGCACGACTGCGCGCAGGCCCGCCGCGAGATGTACCTCGACGCCGAGCTGCGCCCCGGCATGGTGTTCACCATCGAACCGGGTCTGTACTTCAAGGCCGACGACCTCGCCGTACCGGCGTCCTACCGCGGCATCGGCGTGCGGATCGAGGACGACGTCCTGGTGACCGACTCCGGGTACGAGAACCTCAGCGCCGCCCTGCCGCGCACGCCGGACGACGTCGAGGCCTGGATGGCCTCCCTGCGTCCGTGA
- a CDS encoding DUF2079 domain-containing protein: MTSGGRGATTTADDAAGEPDATDAVVAQAPAHTGRATWVAPSAVGLGVTAVYWLYAARQWANYDVPSWDLGIFTQTVQAYAELRVPIVPIKGDGFMILGDHFHPLLVVLAPFYAVFPSGLTLLLAQAVLFGLTAGIITRLAVRRLGTWPGVGIGIAAGLCWALASAAYSQFHEIALALPLLALSLAALTEGRLRLAVAWAVPIVLVKEDLGLTLAAIGFVVALRASTRSERRLGWATLAGGLAAFFVTTLLVLPALNPSGVWPYAQDSIAAAFLADPGAALASLGTGAPEKLLMVLAPFAVTGFVALRSPIALVAVPTLAWRLTSDVPYHWGVRWHYSAILVPIVFCALVDALPAIREQVRPAWREHVVPVVSGVVAVVALALLPFFPLWTLTDAATYAPSERAAAARRIEAQIPDGALVETDITLMAYLAPRTTVYWVGNENPTPDLLPIDTRSGVLHPPPTDIVVYAQGQHPGIAWIEIADDGGFLLARRAE; the protein is encoded by the coding sequence ATGACCAGCGGCGGGCGGGGGGCGACGACGACGGCCGACGACGCGGCGGGCGAGCCGGACGCGACGGACGCCGTCGTCGCCCAGGCACCCGCGCACACCGGCCGGGCGACGTGGGTCGCACCGAGCGCCGTCGGCCTCGGCGTCACCGCGGTGTACTGGCTGTACGCCGCCCGTCAGTGGGCGAACTACGACGTGCCGTCCTGGGACCTGGGGATCTTCACCCAGACGGTGCAGGCGTACGCGGAGCTGCGCGTCCCGATCGTCCCCATCAAGGGCGACGGCTTCATGATCCTCGGGGACCACTTCCACCCCCTGCTCGTGGTGCTCGCCCCGTTCTACGCCGTGTTTCCCTCCGGGCTCACGCTGCTGCTCGCGCAGGCCGTCCTGTTCGGGCTCACCGCCGGCATCATCACGCGCCTGGCCGTGCGGCGGCTCGGCACGTGGCCCGGCGTCGGGATCGGCATCGCCGCCGGGCTGTGCTGGGCGCTCGCCTCAGCGGCCTACTCCCAGTTCCACGAGATCGCTCTCGCCCTCCCCCTGCTCGCCCTGTCGCTCGCAGCCCTCACGGAGGGGAGGCTGCGCCTGGCCGTCGCGTGGGCCGTCCCGATCGTCCTCGTCAAGGAGGACCTCGGGCTCACGCTGGCCGCGATCGGGTTCGTCGTCGCCCTGCGTGCCTCGACGCGCTCGGAGCGCCGGCTCGGGTGGGCCACTCTCGCGGGTGGCCTCGCAGCGTTCTTCGTGACGACGCTGCTCGTGCTCCCGGCGCTCAACCCGAGCGGCGTGTGGCCGTACGCGCAGGACTCGATCGCCGCGGCGTTCCTCGCCGACCCCGGCGCCGCCCTCGCGAGCCTCGGGACCGGGGCGCCCGAGAAGCTCCTCATGGTGCTGGCGCCGTTCGCGGTGACGGGCTTCGTCGCGCTCCGCTCCCCGATCGCCCTCGTCGCCGTCCCCACGCTCGCCTGGCGGCTGACGTCCGACGTGCCGTACCACTGGGGCGTGCGCTGGCACTACAGCGCGATCCTCGTGCCCATCGTCTTCTGCGCGCTCGTCGACGCGCTGCCCGCGATCCGGGAACAGGTGCGTCCGGCGTGGCGCGAGCACGTCGTGCCGGTGGTGAGCGGGGTGGTGGCGGTCGTCGCCCTCGCCCTGCTCCCGTTCTTCCCGCTGTGGACGCTCACGGATGCGGCGACGTACGCGCCCAGCGAGCGCGCCGCCGCGGCGCGGCGCATCGAGGCGCAGATCCCCGACGGCGCCCTCGTCGAGACCGATATCACCCTCATGGCGTACCTCGCGCCACGCACCACCGTGTACTGGGTGGGCAACGAGAACCCGACGCCGGACCTCCTCCCGATCGACACCCGGTCCGGCGTCCTGCACCCGCCACCGACCGACATCGTCGTGTACGCGCAGGGGCAGCACCCCGGGATCGCGTGGATCGAGATCGCCGACGACGGCGGCTTCCTCCTCGCGCGGCGCGCGGAGTAG
- a CDS encoding general stress protein, with translation MTSYGTRRAPQVPTLPTGEEVASYATYLEAQQAVDFLSDREFAVQNVTIVGSDLRMVERITGRLTYPRVAGAGALSGAWFGIFVGLLLGLVMGQNLLLVLLPAMAIGAAFGMLFGVVSYSFTGGKRDFTSSSQVVANRYSLLCLPERAGEARALLAEAPVRSQRGGPTVVSRPPEAPTPPSYGENPVPGAPPSTPAPPTQAPAAPPAPAPEQQQPDQPGQQPRYGANPPRYGANPPES, from the coding sequence ATGACGTCGTACGGCACACGCAGAGCGCCACAGGTACCGACCCTCCCGACGGGTGAGGAGGTCGCGTCCTACGCCACCTATCTCGAGGCCCAGCAAGCGGTCGACTTCCTGTCCGACCGCGAGTTCGCCGTCCAGAACGTGACGATCGTCGGGTCGGACCTGCGGATGGTCGAGCGCATCACCGGCCGTCTCACGTACCCGCGCGTGGCTGGCGCGGGTGCGCTGTCGGGCGCCTGGTTCGGGATCTTCGTGGGGCTCCTGCTCGGCCTCGTCATGGGGCAGAACCTCCTGCTGGTCCTGCTCCCCGCCATGGCCATCGGTGCTGCCTTCGGGATGCTGTTCGGCGTGGTGTCGTACTCGTTCACCGGCGGGAAGCGCGACTTCACGTCCAGCTCGCAGGTGGTCGCGAACCGGTACTCGCTGCTGTGCCTGCCGGAGCGTGCCGGCGAGGCACGCGCTCTGCTCGCCGAGGCGCCGGTCCGCTCGCAGCGCGGCGGCCCGACGGTCGTCTCGCGGCCGCCGGAGGCCCCCACGCCGCCGAGCTACGGCGAGAACCCGGTACCCGGCGCCCCGCCGAGCACGCCGGCACCGCCCACGCAGGCACCGGCCGCGCCCCCGGCGCCGGCGCCCGAGCAGCAGCAGCCGGACCAGCCCGGTCAGCAGCCCCGGTACGGCGCCAACCCGCCGAGGTACGGGGCGAACCCGCCGGAGAGCTGA